CGGGCGGCAAACTATACGGCGACGATGGCATGCCTGCGTTCAATAATGCCGCGGGCGTGGATTCGCTCCAGTTTATGGTTGACTTGATGGAATTCACCGACCCAGGTTCGTTGAGTTACGTCGGCATCAATGATGCGACCAATGTCTTCTCTGCCGGTCAGGCGGCAATGATGATGAACTGGCCCTTCATGTGGAAACCCGCCAACGACCCGGCCTCTTCGAAGGTGGTTGGCAAAGTCGGGTCGGCGATTCTGCCCGCAGGTCCAGCTGGTTCCGCTTCGATTGACGGCACCGACGCCTACACCATCACCAAACTTTCACCGAACCCCGAAGGCGCGCGCAAGTTGATCGAATTCTATCTCGATGCGGAAGTGCAAAAGCGTCAGGTGATCGATACGGGCTGGTTGCCGATTCGTCTTTCGGTGTTGAATGATCCCGAAGTGCAGGCGGCGGCTCCGAATGCCTCGGTGGTTCTTGAACAGGCGAAAAACCCCTACGACAGCTACGTCACGCCCGATTACAACGCTGTGACCACCGCCATTGGCGTGGAGATTCAAAAGGCGCTGGCGGGCACACAGTCCGCACAGGATGCCATCACTGCTGCTGCCGACCAGGTGACTGAGATCGTCAAGAAGCGCGGATAAGAATGTAACTATCGTCATTGCGAGGAGGGCGTTAGCCCGACGAAGCAATCTTCTGACACTGCCGGGGATTGCTTCGTCGCTCGCCATCGCTCCCTCCTCGCAATGACGGAATTGATGTTATGCAAACCAATAACTACAACCGCAATCGTTATCGTCTTGGCATTTGGTTCACTGCACCTGCCGTGATCGTTCTGCTTACGGTGCTGGCTTATCCCATTGTGGCGTCGCTGGTGCTTTCATTTCTACGCGTCCGCTTTGGCGGGGATGGTCTGAGCTTTGAGTTCAATGGCATCGCCAATTACGCCGACCTGGTCACCAAGCCAATCTTCCGCGAAGCGTTATTCCGTTCCATCTACTTTACGGTTGTCGAAGTTGCGGCTGTCATCTTCTTTGCACTCATCGTTGCACTCATGCTCAACCATCCGCTCGGACGACCCGCTTTCTATCGCATCGTTCTGCTTGTGCCGTGGGCGCTATCGCCTGTTGCCAACGCCGTCTTATGGAAGTGGATTTACAACGCCAACTACGGCATTCTCAATCAAGCGCTTATCGGTCTGGGCATCATCCAGGAGAATATCATCTGGCTCGGCACGCCCTGGCTCGCCTTCAACATGATTCTGCTTGCCGATGTGTGGAAAGCCGTGCCGTTCATCGCGCTACTCATTCTTGCTGGTTTACAAAACATTCCATCCTATCTTTACAAAGCCGCCCGTCTCGACGGCGCGAACGCGTGGCAACAATTTGTTCATGTCACGCTCCCAGGTCTCAAAACCACAATCGTTATCTCGGTGGTGCTTCAAAGCATCTGGGCGCTTAAAGTCTTCGACCTCATCTACGTCCTCACCAAAGGTAGTCCCGCCGACAGCACTGTACTGCTCAACTATCTTTCGTGGCGCGAGACCTTCAGCAATCTCGATGTTGGTTACGGCGCGGCGATTGCCAATGTGCTTTTTCTTTTGATGTTCATGCTGGCGCTCGTTTACATTCGCGCCTTGCGTCCGCGACAGACTCAAGCGAAGGCGGGATGACATGCCACGATACTTGACTCAATTCTTCATCCGCTTCGGATTAATTGCCTTCACGCTTCTCTCTCTTGGACCTGTGGTCTGGTCGGTCGTCACAAGCCTTTTACCCCTTTCAGCCTTGACCTCCAAACCACCCGACTTGAATCCGCTCAATATCACACTCGAAAACTACAGCCTTGTGCTCGACTCTTCGCGCGGGCTGTTCTCTGGCTTGATTAACTCCTTCATCATCGCCACCTTCACCGCCGCCGTGGGACTGGTCATCGGCTCGATGGCGGCG
This portion of the Anaerolineales bacterium genome encodes:
- a CDS encoding sugar ABC transporter permease gives rise to the protein MQTNNYNRNRYRLGIWFTAPAVIVLLTVLAYPIVASLVLSFLRVRFGGDGLSFEFNGIANYADLVTKPIFREALFRSIYFTVVEVAAVIFFALIVALMLNHPLGRPAFYRIVLLVPWALSPVANAVLWKWIYNANYGILNQALIGLGIIQENIIWLGTPWLAFNMILLADVWKAVPFIALLILAGLQNIPSYLYKAARLDGANAWQQFVHVTLPGLKTTIVISVVLQSIWALKVFDLIYVLTKGSPADSTVLLNYLSWRETFSNLDVGYGAAIANVLFLLMFMLALVYIRALRPRQTQAKAG